DNA sequence from the Vicia villosa cultivar HV-30 ecotype Madison, WI linkage group LG3, Vvil1.0, whole genome shotgun sequence genome:
CAGGTAGAAGTAAGGAAGGAGTTCCACTTAGAGCAATGAACAagatcatttaaattttttaagatCTTAGTATTTGTGTTtatgtgatttttaattttttttgaaggaCTTGAAAGGACTgcattttattgatttattgtgtTATAGTTTTTTATTTGTCTTCATGCTGAATCTGTTTCTGTTTGGTGTATCTTACTATTAAGTGATTAAAGTCATTAAGTTATgttatatattaatttagttgATTTAGGTCTATATTTAATCAAGAcaatttattgatatttattttaaatttaattgtgtTGATTTGTTATAataacttgaatttttccatgtaAAATTTGGGTCTGGTCTTCCAGTTTTATTTGCTATTATTAAGATGGAGAAGAAATTGTAATATTGAGAATTTCAGAATGTATTTgcttagaaataattaaaacttttttattcaaataattattatttattttataaaagacCAATTTATTTTGTCATTTTTTGAATTATAGTAAAACTCATATTGGAATGTAATTGGGCTGTAAATTTGAGTGGCCCATTAACAtaagaattttaaaaaatgaaaaaaaaatattgaccTAATTACCATTGCAAACCGAAATAAACCGGTCAAGTTACCCGAACCCGGTTCAACCCGAATCCGAAAAAACCGAGACTTAAATTGGTCGGAATTGGGCATGTTGATGTCACCCGAGGGTTGGgccggattggggttttgggcccGAACCCGAACCGGCCCAAACCGATGTCCACCCCTAGTGCGAGCATGCATATGTTTATCGCTCAAAGGTAACCTTACATTATTCCATAAAAATACTAACCTAACATATACGAGCTACAAAGACTCTTATTTTATTCCTTGATGAATATGTAGGCATAAGGTGCGATGCCTTAGCGGGTACACTaacattataaatatttttcccCTTTGTGATAAATTAAAAGTAAGAAACCTTGGATATACACACCCTTTTGATTAGAACAACAGACGTAAGATACTAATAtctccccttgcgtaaccgactcccaaaCTCGAATTTGGTTGCGACACCATTTTCATTCTCTTTTGAGGTTTTTTTCGATATTTTCCTTTCCCCGTTGGAATAAATAAATTTCGATGACGACTTTGTAGTATTTTTCGCGTAGCGACAATGGTGTCGGAATTAAACCACAAGTTCGGGAATTTCGAATCAATCTTGATAAACAAGAATCAATCACACCGATCAATTTCGCCTCTTGTTCTTCCCTCTTCACTTGAGTGAATCAACCACACTTTGGTTGCAAGATGATTCCGCTGCACAacgataataaaaaaagaaaagaaaatatgaatTAGGGAAGAGAGGAAATTAAGGTTTCAGTGAAAATGGAGGAAGAAAAGAATATTTTTGTAGAGTTTCTTTCTGCCTTCAAACCGAAGTTTTATTCTCATTATGCAACTGCATTAGTGTATTACAATGATAGGGGTTACTCCTTATTTATAGGTTGAGTTTGCTTACTCACTAAGCAAACTCCAACTAATCTAATTCAGTTAAAATTATAAAAGTCAAAATTCCTATCGAGGCTAACTCCTTCGACAACTATACAATTTCGACACACACAAGACATTTCGACATACAGCATAGTTTCTACACAAAGAATTACATTCTCAATATGTGGtagtttttataataaataaaaaagaaaattaaattattttcatatagATTATTAGGTGTTCCCATGAGCTATTTAGAGAGACAAAAGTAAACTGAAAACAATTTAGTACTCCCTCTGATCCTTAATATAAACAAAAAGTTTACTTTTTAAACTTATTAAATAATCAATGTATTTGGATTACGTATAAtccaaatacataaaaaataaatattttcttatattaagaACCTTATAACAACAATCAACGTCgtaatttattttcataagttaTCTCAACCGGTTTCACAAAAGTTATGTGAATAGATAAAttataataagtcattttaaattaCTATTACTTAAACTTTGAGTTCCTCCTGTTCTTCTAATTTGGTAGTTTAAGGTTGGTTAGGTAAAGGTTAGTTAGTTTGTTTTACTAGTTACTTTCTGTTTTTCAGTTATCAGTCCCTTTCATCTATAAAAAGGGTGCTTCTTTGTATCAAAATGATTCACTTTGAactattattcaaaaaaaatcttGAAGAGTTCAAATCTTTCTCCAAGTAATGACGGTTTCTGGGTATAGAAATTACTACATTACTTGTTTCTGTATCTTTCTTTTATATTCATCCATGTTGATTTATTAATatctttcaatattttgcatttggTAGTAACGAGGCTTCACCTGAGGAGGATTTGACACTGTTGGATGAAGAGACTGCAAGAAGGATAGAAGAAGCTGTTCGAAGAAATGTCGAGGAGAAGCTTCAGACAGAGGAAGTCAAGTTGGAAATAGAAAGGCGCATTGCAGAGGGATTGAAGAAGATGTATGAAGATGTTGAAGTTCAACTTGAAAAAGAAAAGCAAGAAATGCTTGCTGAAGCTAGAAGAAAACTAGTAAGTATTCTGTGCCCTTTGTTGTATGAAAAGGATAACCAGTGGAAAGTTCTTGATAATTCTGAAATAAAATTTGGAGTGTGTTTCTTTCAAGTATTGAAACTGTGATATTTTCTGAAGATTGATAATTTGTGTATGAATAAAGTATTAGTTTTTTCTGGTGTCCTCATTTGAGGGTTGTGTTGTGTTTCTTGATATTCTGCAGAGAGAAGAGCTGGATAAGATGCCTGAAGAGAATAGGAGGAGAGAGGAAGAATCTCAGGGAAAAGACGCTCTAGAGCTACAGCGGAAGGAGGAAGAACGGCAAAGGGAATCAGAAATGATTCGGAGGCAGAAAGAAGAGTCTGCTCAGAGAGAGAAACTCGAAGAGTCTGCTGGGAGAAAGAAACTCGAGGAGGAATAAGTGAACAACCCGCTTATCAGATCAATTCTATGGGCAAGAACAAATCTAGGGCTAACTCATGTATGGTTTGTAATTACTAATTTACTATTAGGCAATGTCATTCTATACTCGCAAACTTATCTGTACAAATGTACCCTTGTTAGGAAACCTTGATCTTTGAGTTACTACTGTTTTGAATGAAAATTTGAGGTTCATATGAATGTTATTTTCTCTGAGTTACTACTGTTTTGAGGTTGATTTGAATTGCATGACAAAATGGTCTTCCTCTTTCActggttttgaaaattttcattCTGCAGAATAGTTAATGATTAAACATACACTTACAAGAATGATATATGTTAAGAAGGGGCAGTGTTTGTTTATATTGTATCACATTGAAAAACTGATTTTCAAATCATGCATGTCTGATTTCCTTCAAATCATGCATATTAAAGCTGTGGAGACTTGTAGGAAACTCGTAATTGAAATTTGAATAGTTTGGTGATTGAGTAAGGTGAGAATGATCATAGATGGGCATGTACTACCAATAATCATATTCACATCATGCTATAATTGAGTAAGGGATAGCTTTACTCAAAGGGAACATGTCCTTAAGAAGAGTGACACAGGTCATAATTTGAGCTTCGTGTTCTTACAGGCTATATGTCACACTTCTTCATCCTAAAAACCACATTAAAGATTAAACTATGAAACCGAAAAATGTTAAAGCTAATTACACTGGAGACAGATATAATACACCCGTTTCTAACTAGCCTATTGTAAATACAGCCTTACATCATCATAGAAAACCAAACACACTAAATTATCATCATTTCCTTTTCCTGATGTTGTGGCAGTACATCCAAATCCAAATCCAACGGAACTCTCCATGGCAAGAACGCCCCTTCATCTGTTAAATTCTGATTACATAGCACACGCCATATATGTCATCAAACAGAGTGCACAAACATACAACCTTTAACTAATTTACCAACTATAACTCTAAACTAATACCAAAATGCAAGTTTTTGAACATAATAACTTTGATCCAATGACAATTATAGCATGGTTGCAGTAAATTCAGTTTCTAAATTTCTGGCTATCGATCAACTTTCTTCCTAGCTCTAGTCATATTtaatcaacaaaaacatcttGAAATGTGTTAGAAGTTAAATATAGATGCAATGACATAACATTACCAATTGATCAGTATGAAGAACTAACAAATAAAACATGCAGTGGAATGCAGAAGTATAACAAGATACTTACTGTCAACCAAAAGAAAAATCCACGCAGAAGACGCAAAACTTTGGGAAGATCATCACCAGCTGCATCTATTTGCTTTGCAAGATCTAGCAACATGAATCACACATCTCATAGTGGCTAATTTTCAAAGTAAGAAACAAATAGTAATAGCAAGCACATTAACCTCAACATTTATAGAGTATAAGCAAATAGAAGAAGTAGTATAGCAATACTAACTAAGAGAAAGGCTAAATCCTACTTACCAAGGTTATGATCATGATAAGACTTTCCATCATGATCTCCCTCATAGATTTTTTCAACCCCACGCAGAATTTTGTGCTTTTGAACCCGTTTTCGAAGATTAAAGTCTTGCAACAATTTCTTGCACTCTTCCTCACAGTAAGGCCTATTAAGTTCACTCTCGAGTCTTTCTCTAAACTCTGGAACTTTCCTTGCACTGCCTTCATTATCCTACAAAATGTTCATCCTTTCAAatataaaacaacaccaaaagcCAACAAAACCAAAACAGACAAAAAAAACACCAATTTCAATTGCATGCAGTAGTAAAAACCAAAATCATTTACCGTCTGATCATGATCCACATGCATCATGTCAATTTCTTcaacattatcatcatcatcatcatcataatcttGAATCTCCTCTTTCACGCTTACTTCCATGCAAGATGGAGTATCAACTTGCTCACCAATTTTTTCAAAGCATGCacctttcatattctttctcttgcGTCCTCTCTTAGATCTACCACCATTTTTAGCAGCAGAGCGTTTTACCGCACATTTCCGTTTCCTAGTCCTAATCTCATCCTCGTATTTCACCAAAACACCATCCTCAACAATGTCTAGTACATAAGATTGTCCATGAGGCTTAAAATAGTCCAACAAAAACCCGTTTTGTTCCACTTCATCTTCTGTGAGATTTTCTTCAGCATTGTTGTCTCTATTTTGTTCTTGAAGACGAAGGACATGAGATTGTACAATGCTGGCTGAACCCTCTGTGAACTGGATAAGTTCTGGGTCGGGTTTTGGATGTTTGATAACAAATTTGTGAAGAAGGTTGTTGAAGTATTTGAActtgttttgatttttattttgagtGTTCTTGTATTTGAGGTAATCATGTAAATCATCTTCACGATCCCAACACTTTCTGGGTTTGTTTCTGTTCTTTGAAGTGAAAGCCATTCTGTTGTATTATGATTTGAATATTAGAGAAAGTGTCTTGTTGTAGAAAAACATAATAGGTTGAAGACAGAGTTCTGTGTTTAATTGCATATGCATTGCGACAGACAGCGTGTGACGTTGCAGATTCcctaagaccatctccaatggtgcaatccattcttgagttctttatgggtcccaccagccatatcatctcaaaacattttatttaatttttattttattggtgtaattataatgggtcccacaactttacctcataaagtaatttgattgggtaccacaatattttactagttgcattgcaatgcaactgtaCTATGACATGGCCAATTGtttgaatatttaattattatatttatgtaCACTTGGAGAACTCAATGGAAAGtactaccattggagatgctctaatgaCTTCAGAATCTGACCGAGAGAGAGTGTTACTTTACTTTTACTTTTACTTTGGTTTGCTGGTTAAATGTAAAtgtgattgaaaaaaaaatatttatgtttgAATAATTTTGTTTGTAAAGTGGCCTCTAAATATATCGACTTTAGAGTTTCTCACGTCGCGTGAGCTTGCTCTCTCCTCATTTAAATCCCCTCAAAATAGGGACTCTCACTACCGCGAGCTTGCCCTAAAACCGCTGAAAGTCCTTAAAGCCTTTGGCCACATGGGTGTCACACATCTATACTTTTTAGCAATACAATGAGACCAACCATGTGGGCGCCTTTTTGTTGAAGCATTAGAggacaagcaacaaaagatttggaaatatctATCCGAAAATTTTTGTGTACATAGAGATGGTTATTAGAATGCCATTCAACGGTTTCAAtgttttcgagcttgggtttgaatagGTTGAAAGTAAAAACGTatgaacaagaaaataaatgcattcttaggagagaataacttatcaggcttgcaaatatactcactcgtcacaaacttaaCCCTATCGACCAGCTGCACTCAGCCTACAATACTTGTCATTATCATCATGTGTCTCTCACATCAGTGTTCATCTTTGAAGCACCTACGAGGGTGTCCTTTTTATCATTAGAGTTTGAGGTTTGAGTTTGTACCCGACAATAGAGGTTGTCTCAGATGCTTTTGTGGCTTCTAAGACCTAATATTAAGTGTTACATAATCATATGTTGAGAGACAATGTGATAAATATATGAACTCTGATTTCAACGATGAACTTAGTGTTGTGATTCCAGATCTTGACATTTTTCAGTTTTACTAGCAAAGACATTGTCCCTCCTAAAGTACAACGTGTTTTGACGAGTGTCATTTTTAGTAAAAGTGTTCAGGACATGAACCTAACATTTGATAGGACCAAAagacaaaaattatttttgattgtTTACAAGCAGCACATACTCAAAAGTTTCTCCTTGCTATTTTTATTAATGGGATAGGCCAACACATTTTATCGGTAGAGTATCGTAGTGTCCTTAGATATCTCTTATGATTCTCTTATTTCTTATTAATGAAAATTTCCATGTTTATTGCAAGACATGCTTAGATACATTTAGGGAACAATTCATTTTAAGGAGCTTATAGGCTTCAAGTACCGACATGAGATTGTCAATGATgtcatatttgatatattttagtaGATCAGAGTAACTgtgaaaaaagaaacaaatgtGAATTTCTTGACTGACCCATGTATGTAGAGATCGACACTTAGACCAACATATATTCTGTTGTACGTTTGGGTAGGAAAGTAACATGCATATGTTAATTTGACTAGGATTTTCTCACCGGTAGAATTGAGTACCAAAGATTTTATTGTAGGacatacaactttcaaaaccGCTGCAAGTAAAGTTGTGAAATACGAAAAAACTTGTTATTACAATCAAAATACTTTCATACCATTTACCTtcgatgtttttaatttttttaacattaaagACATTAAATCTTTTAGTAAAAGTCCTATAAAATTGCTCACGGTGACTGGTTAAGCGGCTTTATCAAGAGTATTGGAACCTGCAGTACTTTGATGGCTGAATTATAGGGTATTTATATTGGTAAAAATATGGTTATTGACCTTGGTTTCCATAGCCTTGAGGTAGAGACCGATTCAAAGATCGCAGTGGACTGTATCAAGAGAGGCAACTATAAGAATAGGGCTGCGGGGAACTTAGTGGAGAGTATCATTAAATTGATGAAGCAATTTGTTAGTGTGGAAATCCATCACATATACTGGGAAGCAAATAATTGTGCGCACATACTTGCTTGGGAAGGTAATAAGTTGAAAAGAGACATCAATTTCTACACTGAAGTGCCTTCTTGGATGATTAACTCATTGGAGAAGGATAAAAATTCTGTTTGTGTTTCTAGGATTATTCCTttatagtttctttgttttttttgggCCAAGACCCTCCTATATaccaaagaaaaaatatataacaatgttgtctccagtgttttaaaaatcggaccggtcgaaccgggaaccggccaggtaatcggtctggttcaatagatggatcgggaatgtcattgaaccggtgtgaaccggtcaaaaccagTTTAAATCGCTAAAATCGGGAAAACCGACGGTTTTTGTGAACCggcggtttaaatgcatttttaatttttaaatttttttttaattaaaacaacatcgttttgactattttaattaaaaattaaaataaaaaataaaataaataaaatactaaaaaaattgttgcagatgcggttgattttgttatcgatgattttgatattgaaaaaggagatcccaacattgaaataatttttcttttattgaaattaaatttagtagataatgaaattattttgttataaattattcaatt
Encoded proteins:
- the LOC131657908 gene encoding uncharacterized protein At1g10890-like → MTVSGNEASPEEDLTLLDEETARRIEEAVRRNVEEKLQTEEVKLEIERRIAEGLKKMYEDVEVQLEKEKQEMLAEARRKLVSILCPLLYEKDNQWKREELDKMPEENRRREEESQGKDALELQRKEEERQRESEMIRRQKEESAQREKLEDEQPAYQINSMGKNKSRANSCMNS
- the LOC131655480 gene encoding uncharacterized protein LOC131655480 — protein: MAFTSKNRNKPRKCWDREDDLHDYLKYKNTQNKNQNKFKYFNNLLHKFVIKHPKPDPELIQFTEGSASIVQSHVLRLQEQNRDNNAEENLTEDEVEQNGFLLDYFKPHGQSYVLDIVEDGVLVKYEDEIRTRKRKCAVKRSAAKNGGRSKRGRKRKNMKGACFEKIGEQVDTPSCMEVSVKEEIQDYDDDDDDNVEEIDMMHVDHDQTDNEGSARKVPEFRERLESELNRPYCEEECKKLLQDFNLRKRVQKHKILRGVEKIYEGDHDGKSYHDHNLDLAKQIDAAGDDLPKVLRLLRGFFFWLTNLTDEGAFLPWRVPLDLDLDVLPQHQEKEMMII